In Parafrankia irregularis, a single genomic region encodes these proteins:
- a CDS encoding response regulator transcription factor, whose protein sequence is GLSEKTVKNYVSSILEKLGLASRTQAAVYLMKQAGE, encoded by the coding sequence GGGCTGTCGGAGAAGACCGTGAAGAACTACGTGTCGAGCATTCTGGAGAAGCTGGGCCTGGCCAGCCGCACGCAGGCGGCGGTCTACCTGATGAAACAGGCCGGAGAATAG